Below is a genomic region from bacterium.
AGCAACGAAATCCTCGCGGTCGGCGATGCGCTCGAAGCTTTCGGGCTCTAACTCGGTGCGCACGCCCCGCTCGGCTTTCAGTTTCTGATACTTGGTATAGGCGACCCGGTTGAGGATGGCATACGCCCAGGAAGAGAAGCTCGCGCCCTCCTGGGCCTCATAGCGGTCGGCGTAGAGGTATATGCGGGTGAAGGCGTCCTGCACCGCCTCTTCCGCGTCCTCGTCGCTCCGGAGTATCGCTTTGGCCCGCCGGAGCAGGGGTGCCTCGTAGCGGGCGACGAGGATGGCGAAATGCTCGGGAGAACTTCGGGAAAGGACGAGTATCTCGGCGTCGGGAAGCTCGGGGGCCGCCTCTCTTGAAAAGCTCATAATAGCCTGTATCATACGCTACATCCGCGGGTCGGACATTTTTTATAACCGCCCTTCCCCGCCGTTAGTTTCAAGCACTAATCAATCCCTATGGCAGTACTCAGCTACAACGAGATAGTCCCGAAGGTCGTGATCGAATACGAAGGCGCTCCGTACGAGGTGCTCTCCTCGCACGTGTTCCGCATGCAGATGAGGAAGCCCGTGAACCAGACCAAGCTCCGAAGCATGCTCACGGGCAAGGTCACCGAGATATCCTTTCACCAGAGCGAAACGGTCAAGGAAGCCGATATCTCGACTATGGAAGCGAACTATCTCTATACCAACCGCGGCCAGTCGTGGTTTGCCGAAACCGGCAACGCGAAGAACCGTTTCTTTTTCGAGGAGGACGCCGTATCTGACAAGGTGAAATACCTGGTCCCAAATTCGGAAGTCGAGATATTCCAATACGAGGGCAAGCAGGTCTCCGTGAAGATTCCGGTCAAGATCGATCTTAAAGTCACCGACGCTCCCCCGGCCGTCAAAGGAAACACCGCCCAGGGCGGCAGCAAGCTCGTCACGCTTGAGAGCGGGGCGACCGTAAACGTTCCGCTCTTCATAAACGAGGGGGATATCCTCCGCCTCAACACGGACACGGGCGAATACGTGGAACGGGTCGAGAAAGCGTAAAGCGAAATGGCGGGACCCCGGGGTCCCGCCATTTACTGCAGCTCCGTTTCTTCGATCATCGTGACCTCCGGCCGGTCCGAACGGTCACGGAAGAGTCCGAAGCGACGAACGTCAGTCCGTCAGGCGTAAGCGCGTAGGGAAGGAGGAAATATGATTTTCCCTGCGGTACGCCATATTCGCCTTCCCGTCCGAACCATTGCGAGCGAATACCAAAGACGGTGAAAACCCGCGCGACCGCGATTACGCGGCACGCTCCCGCGCCGGAGATCGCGACAAATCGCGCTCTTGCTACGCGTAGCGATACCGCATGCTCGAGCCTCTGCGTCATGTCGTGCCGAGCTACCGCTTGAACGACTGGTTCCGGCCATTTCAAACATTCAGCCGCTTTCACGCTTGCCGCCCGAATCTCGGCTACAGTCAATCGCCCGCCGACCGCTGACGGGCGATCATACAGGTCGACAGACCAATCAAGCGCCATGATGAACATCATCCCGAGCGTGAATATGATGCTCGACCTCGGGATTGCCGCCTCTACTTCGGCAAGCAGTCTTTGCAACGTTTTGAGCCCAAGCACCGCAGCGCGCCGAGGCCAGGTTTGAATCCGCATCGCTTTCGGGCCTCGTTAAGGTACGGGCGGCACCCCGTGTGCCGCCGCTTCCTGAAGCGGAGAGTGCCACAGCAAAAATGTAAACGCAAGAAGGCGGTAAAAACCGCCTTCTTGTAGTTTGCCTAACGAGAATTACGCCGCGAGGTACGGCATGAGGGCCATGTAGCGGGCGCGCTTTATCGCCTGCGTGATATCGCGCTGCTTTCCGGCCGGAAGTCCGGTGCGCTTTCTGGGGAGCATCTTCGCGTGCGGGCTCGTGAACTGGCGAAGATATTCCACATCCTTGTAATCGATGTGCTTCTTAAGCTCTACCTCTTCCCGTTCGGATTGATATGCCATAGGTGATTATTTAAAACGGAATGTCTTCCGGGTTGATGTCTTCGTCCGGGTACTGGATCTCGTCGGCGGGCGCGCCCTTGTCCTGGCTTCCCTCTCCCGCGCCCTCCTGGCCGCGGGTACCTCCGCCCATTCCGGCACCCGCAGGACCGAACTGGAAGTTCTCGACGACGATCTCGGAGCGGTACTTCTTCTGCCCTTCGCTCTCCCAGGAACGGGTCTGCATGCGGCCTTCGACGAAGATCGCCTTGCCTTTCTTCATGTACTGGCCGATAACTTCCGCCTGGCGGCCGAACGCCACGATGTTATGGAACTCGGTCGACTCCTGCTTCGCCCCCTCCTTGTTCTTGTATGTACGGTTGGTCGCGATCGAAAACGACGCGACTTGCTGGCCCGAAGGGAGCGCGCGGAGTTCCGGATCGCGGGTGAGGTTGCCGTAGACGAAAGCTTTGTTGAGATACATCTGGGTAAGGTATTAGACGGTCGTAGCCGTTTCAAGCGCCGCGTCGAGCTCGACTTCGGAGATGCCCTCCTCCTTTTGCGGAACCTGCATGCGGATAGAGCGCAGATCGGCCGCATGACGAGCGGCCTCACGGTCAGTCTTCACATCGATAAAGCGAATGATGCGCTTCTCTTCCCCCGCTTTCGAGATAACTGCAGCATGTCCTTCGCCTTTCGCTTCATATGCGATCCATGCGAAGAACGCGCTGTTGAAGTCGCGGCGTCCGCCTACATCGCTTCTTGAGATGGTGTACGCGAGCGGGATACTTTCCGGCTCTCCCTCGGCAACGATCTCGCCTGCGGCTTCTGCCGCATCGCGGATGCCCTGATAGACCTTCTTCACTTCCTCGCTTGGAAGCTCGGGGTCGATATGGAAACCAAGCTCGTATACGCGGGCCTCGCCATCATCGATGTCGGCGTCGAATTCCGCGCTCTCCGCTGCCTGATCCTTCTTCTTGGCCATAATAGGGGCATCCTAGCACGCTGCCCTACCCCTCGCAAGGCAGCTTTAAAGCGTAAATCAGGCGAGCTTAAAGATCCGCCTGGCGTTTATAAGAAGCGCTTCGCGGACAGTTTCGACTTCCTCCCCGCGGATGCGGGCGATGGCGGAGACGACATCCATGACGGCCAAAGGATCGTTCCTCTTCCCCCTGCGGGATGAGGGAGCGACGTAGGGAGAATCGGTTTCGGAGAGAAGGTGCGTAAGGGGCGCGGCGCGTACCACCTCGTCATAGTCGTGGGTAAAAGTGAGCACGGCCGTATAGGACGTAGTGAAATCAAGCGCGAAGAGCTTGCGCGCCTCTTCGATGCCGCCTACGAAGAAATGTACATTTCCGGTAAGGCGGTCTCCGTGCTCGCGCTTCGCGCTTTCGAGAATATCGATGAGATCGCTATATGCGTCGACCGTTCCCTTGGAAGGCCGCGCATGAATCATCAGGGGCTTCCCGGTCTCGGCTGCAAGCACGACATGGCTCTCGAATACCGCTCGCTGTTTTTTCTTCGCTTCGTCGCTTGTATCAACGGGGCGGAAATAGTCTAGCCCGCACTCCCCTATCGAAACTACCTTCGGGTGCGCGGCAAGCGAGCGGAAGGCCGTCTCGTCGAATCTTTCTTCGGGCGTGTCGTTCGGATGGAGTCCGACAGAGGCGTAGAAGTCGGGACGGCTCTCCACGAGGACTATCGCCTGCTCGGAAGACTTCCGGTCGACGCCGACAACGATGCCGCCGACCTCATTCTCCGCAAGATTCTCGAAGAGCCTTCCTCGGTCCTCGTCGAACAGGTCGAACTGGACGTGGCAATGCGCATCGAAATACTTCATGCGGTTGAACGATAGCATAAAAAGGTCTGAGTGAGTTGCACAACCTCCTTTTTACGAACGATCCTGCAGGTTAAAAGCCGTGACTGATTTTCATCGAAAGCACGGCTACGACGTGGGGACCGGGAACATGGCGGTCATGTCGCTCAGAATTGGACTACTCATAGAAGAACTGGGTGAACTCCACGCCGTGGTTTCAAAGGGTGTTGGCGACATTTCAGAGGAACACGCAGACCTCTTGTATCTACTTCTTGGAAACTGCGTCACGCTTGGTATTGATATAGAAACTGCTTTCTTTGCAAAACATGCCATTAACATGCGGAGGGAAGCCAAGGTAGTGAGGGGGAACCGCCGTGTATCGGATTGGTCCCATGAAAAATCTCAGGAATGAAAGCTACAGTCATCATCGGTGCGCAGTATGGCAGCGAAGGAAAAGGTAAGATTGCAGCTTATCTTTCAGATGAGTTCGCTCGTGCAGTTCGAACTGGCGGGCCAAACTCGGGGCATACCGTCGAGCGCAATGGCACGTTCTATCAAGTTCGAGCGGTCCCTAGTGCCTTCGTGAACCAACAATGTCGCCTCGCGATTGGTGCCGGGGCCATAATAAACACTGCCGTACTATTAGGAGAATTAACGGCATGTGGTATTGTCGAGGGGCGTTTGATAGTTGACCCTCAGGCTGTCATAATTGATGAAGAATATCAAAATTCGGAACTAGATTTAATCAGTTCGATTTCGTCCACCGGACAAGGCGTTGGTGCAGCAATCGCAGCTAAGGTCTTACGTCGGAAAGTAACTCTCGCAAGAGACGTGCCCGAGTTGCGGCCACTGCTTGCCGATGTTGCTGGCACGATCAATTCCGAACTCCAACAAGGCCTAGCTGTAATGATTGAGGGGTCGCAAGGATTTTTCTTGAGTTTGCATCATGGTTACTATCCGTTTGTAACAGGCAGGGAAACGACCGCAAGTTCATTTTGCGCCGAAGTAGGAATCGGTCCCAAAGATGTGGGTCAAGTGATTGGAGTTCTCCGCACCCACCCGATTAGAGTTGGCGGCCCTTCGGGACCTCTTCAAGACGAAATCGATTGGCAGACCGTCACCGCCGAGTCGGGCTACCCAACACCGCTGTTAGAGATAACTACCGTTACCAAACGAATTCGACGCGTCGGGAGGTTCTCAATGGCCGAAGCTAAACGATCTTTGATGATCAATTCGGCGACCCAAATTGCTTTAAACTTCGTCGACTACTTGGACCATGCAAACTTTGGACTTAGAAGCTACACCGCACTGACTGCTTCAACAAAAAAATTCATCGACGCACTAGAGACACAAACGGGAGTTCCCGTTTCGCTGGTGGGCACGGGGCCCCGTAACAGCGATATGATAGACTTACGACGCGAAAAGAACCTCCCCCATTAGATACCAGCATGAAAAACCAATACTTTGGCGACTTGAGCGACTATAAGAAGTACGGTTTGCTGCGCACACTTTCGATTGAGGGTGAGTGCTCGCTCACTGTGTGTTGGATGCTGACGCGAGATGATCAAAGTACCGACGGGCGGCATACAACTTATTTGGCGGACGTAAGAGAATGGCGCAACCATGAGCCGTTGGTATTTGATCTACTCGCGGACGCAGTCTTCAAAAATTCCCGTAATCTCGAAATAGTTGAAAAGTCCGGACTAATACCGAACTCAAACTACTTTCGTGAGGAAATCGGCGATGCTCCCTCCCAACGGGAAGCTTTTTTTGCCCGATTGGCAGATGAAGCCCGCAATTCTGATATTGTGTTCTTGGACCCCGACAACGGCCTTGAAGTGAAGTCAGTCCCCTATGGCTCCAAGGGAGCACATAAGTACATTTATCGGTCTGAAATCGAAAAGTTATCTCGGAATGGACTTTCAATCTTGCTGTATCAACATTTTGGTCGGAAAGAACGGTCTGAGTTTATCCGAGCTATTGCATTGAAACTCATCGATTGGCTGAATGTGGAGGAAGTATTTTCACTTCGGACGACGCATACCGTATTTTTTCTTGTGCCGAAAGCTGCCCACAGGTCGCGAATAGATCGATCCCTCCAGGCAGTAAATAGACAATGGGGAGATAAGATCTTTATCGAGATACACTCTAAGGAGTCTGTATCAACGGTTACAACGAAAAATCAGTTAGACCTACTCTAAGTAAGTGAGCAACATGGATATTGGAAAGGAGCCTGACTTCGCCTCGGATGCCTACTTTGATAATCCGCAACAAGTTGCACAACCTCCTTTTTACGAACGATCCTGCAGGACGATATCCACAAATCACTGCTGCGCAGCGCGGGCCTCGCGCATCTCTCGGCGGATGAGATTGGGGACTTGAGGGACTTGGCAGCGCATGAGCTACGGAATGAGACCGCGGACCGCGGTGGTCTCATGGCGGGATTGCGACTGCGCCTGCAACAATGCGACACACGGCTATCACGCCTTACAGACGCGCTCCTCGACCACCTCATCGAAAAGCAGGAATACGAAGCCAAGAAGGCCGCGCTCCTGGGCGAGCGGCGCGAACTGCTAGACAAACTGGAAAGCCCGGAGGCTTCGCGTCAACCCGCCGACGGCGTGCTGCAAGCATTGGAACTGCCAGATGTCGTGGAAACACGCTACGAAATGGCTTTGCCGGACCAACGGCGCCGCATTGCGTCTGCAATCGCTTGGAACCTAACTGGTAGCGGAAAAGAGGCCGTACCTGAGCTGAAATCTCCGTACCGGGAGATCGTACAGTGGCGTCTTTCCAATCCGGTGCGCCGTAACGGGGA
It encodes:
- a CDS encoding sigma-70 family RNA polymerase sigma factor — encoded protein: MSFSREAAPELPDAEILVLSRSSPEHFAILVARYEAPLLRRAKAILRSDEDAEEAVQDAFTRIYLYADRYEAQEGASFSSWAYAILNRVAYTKYQKLKAERGVRTELEPESFERIADREDFVADLTARDEVLQALAKLPESAARLLRLQFLEGKNQEEMARIEGASVSAVKTRVHRAKKLFRETFNKQR
- the rpsR gene encoding 30S ribosomal protein S18, with protein sequence MAYQSEREEVELKKHIDYKDVEYLRQFTSPHAKMLPRKRTGLPAGKQRDITQAIKRARYMALMPYLAA
- the ssb gene encoding single-stranded DNA-binding protein, encoding MYLNKAFVYGNLTRDPELRALPSGQQVASFSIATNRTYKNKEGAKQESTEFHNIVAFGRQAEVIGQYMKKGKAIFVEGRMQTRSWESEGQKKYRSEIVVENFQFGPAGAGMGGGTRGQEGAGEGSQDKGAPADEIQYPDEDINPEDIPF
- a CDS encoding TatD family hydrolase, with the translated sequence MKYFDAHCHVQFDLFDEDRGRLFENLAENEVGGIVVGVDRKSSEQAIVLVESRPDFYASVGLHPNDTPEERFDETAFRSLAAHPKVVSIGECGLDYFRPVDTSDEAKKKQRAVFESHVVLAAETGKPLMIHARPSKGTVDAYSDLIDILESAKREHGDRLTGNVHFFVGGIEEARKLFALDFTTSYTAVLTFTHDYDEVVRAAPLTHLLSETDSPYVAPSSRRGKRNDPLAVMDVVSAIARIRGEEVETVREALLINARRIFKLA
- a CDS encoding nucleoside triphosphate pyrophosphohydrolase family protein yields the protein MTDFHRKHGYDVGTGNMAVMSLRIGLLIEELGELHAVVSKGVGDISEEHADLLYLLLGNCVTLGIDIETAFFAKHAINMRREAKVVRGNRRVSDWSHEKSQE
- a CDS encoding adenylosuccinate synthetase, with amino-acid sequence MKATVIIGAQYGSEGKGKIAAYLSDEFARAVRTGGPNSGHTVERNGTFYQVRAVPSAFVNQQCRLAIGAGAIINTAVLLGELTACGIVEGRLIVDPQAVIIDEEYQNSELDLISSISSTGQGVGAAIAAKVLRRKVTLARDVPELRPLLADVAGTINSELQQGLAVMIEGSQGFFLSLHHGYYPFVTGRETTASSFCAEVGIGPKDVGQVIGVLRTHPIRVGGPSGPLQDEIDWQTVTAESGYPTPLLEITTVTKRIRRVGRFSMAEAKRSLMINSATQIALNFVDYLDHANFGLRSYTALTASTKKFIDALETQTGVPVSLVGTGPRNSDMIDLRREKNLPH